Proteins from a genomic interval of Quercus lobata isolate SW786 chromosome 11, ValleyOak3.0 Primary Assembly, whole genome shotgun sequence:
- the LOC115966918 gene encoding uncharacterized protein LOC115966918, producing MDTEATESSSCSKNCTEDASSLFNCKICWQLAEDPVVTQCGHLFCWFCLCSWLKSFSKCKECPVCRAIIEEDKLVPLYGTESEREDAKDLDPNSEKSIPNRPMAPRPQTATLPNNEDYFPEDEDDFSEDEEDLNMLSVDTSIAGLVYTVGYDITLNTGNAQFVVQSSRNTDWFLYMELNHGEKKQKIWTTYPNSEKSIPNRPIGPRPPTATPPNNLGYMTLITLICIFLIISGTYICSFVSDKSYSSEKAYYVTTFAGYPDQYYLIRPPRLNGLI from the exons ATGGATACTGAGGCCACTGAATCCAGTTCTTGTTCAAAAAATTGCACTGAAGATGCTAGCAGTTTGTTTAATTGCAAAATTTGTTGGCAATTAGCTGAAGACCCTGTTGTCACTCAGTGTGGGCACCTTTTTTGCTGGTTTTGTCTATGCAGTTGGCTAAAATCTTTCAGTAAATGCAAGGAATGCCCAGTTTGTCGAGCAATCATTGAGGAAGACAAATTGGTTCCTCTATATGGAACTGAATCAGAGAGAGAAGATGCAAAAGATTTGGACCCAAATTCTGAAAAGTCCATTCCCAATCGCCCAATGGCCCCAAGACCCCAAACTGCCACACTTCCTAATAATGAAGACTATTTtcctgaggatgaggatgatttTTCTGAGGATGAAGAGGACCTTAACA TGTTGAGTGTGGACACCTCTATTGCTGGTCTTGTCTATACAGTTGGCTACGATATTACTCTAAATACAGGGAATGCCCAGTTTGTCGTGCAGTCATCAAGGAATACAGATTGGTTCCTCTATATGGAATTGAATCACGgggaaaagaagcaaaagatttGGACTACGTACCCAAATTCTGAAAAGTCCATTCCCAATCGCCCAATTGGCCCAAGACCCCCAACTGCCACACCTCCTAATAATCTTGGCTATATGACATTGATTACTCTAATTTGCATTTTCTTGATAATCTCAGGTACATATATTTGTAGCTTTGTGAGCGATAAATCTTATAGTAGTGAAAAAGCATATTATGTCACAACTTTTGCTGGTTATCCTGATCAATATTACTTGATTCGACCTCCAAGATTAAATGGTTTAATTTGA